Within the Medicago truncatula cultivar Jemalong A17 chromosome 4, MtrunA17r5.0-ANR, whole genome shotgun sequence genome, the region ATTGGTATTGATAACTTGTTTTGCCAAAATATACCGATATCAATCCGACCCTTTGAGCAATCCTACTTCCATGCAACTAGTtcaatcatttttatatatCAAACTTGAAAAAAATTTGTAGTATATTAAGGATGGTGGAGTTCCTATGAAATAGTTTATCTTTAtcaaaagaaagtaaaattaGCTTGTTTCTGCTTCTTTATAAATACCCAAAGGTTCTCTCTAGAATTTCAACCTCACAATTCACTAGTTCAACATTTACATGTTTGCATCATGTAAGCCTTAGTTAGAGTACTATTTTTCAATGACAGTGTtctaggttttttttcttcttctgagcAACATGCAAAGATTCAGACATGTATATATTCATACTACATTTCCAAATGATATTTATGGATGAGATTTACAGAATACAGACGACACAAACTAATCAACAAGAAAACATGAGACTAATTGTGGCCAAAATATATAGTATTTAGTAGCAATAAAGACAAAGTGAGGATTAATGTAGACCACAGTGGAAGTGAAACAATGTGTCTAAAGCTATGAAGCTCAGACACTTCTCGGATTATACGTGTTCTGGTGTCAAACACGTGTCGTGTTTGTGTCCATATCCGTGTTTCCTAGGTCTAAAGCCAAAAGCTCATACATAAAATCAATGTTGAGACACAAAAATGAGGCACTGCAGATAATGTTGTTGCAGAATTATGAGTACCATTGTGCCCACCATTGTGACCGCCATTGGCAACTGTGCCGCCTACAATTCCACCGCCGATAATTCCACCGGCCGCTCCACCTGCCACTCCTCCTCCCCCTCCCATTCCACCTCCTTCACTTGCACCTCCTCCCCTTCCACCTCCTCCCGTCGAAAAACTTATGGCATCAGAAAGTTCATGTTTATGTTCATGTTCATTTTTACTCGCTACAATCACATTTTTGCTGTTCAACCTTGTGGAGACTTCTATGTTACCATTTCCATATAAATTTCCTATCATCGTTGAATAACTCAATTATAAAACCaatatctaaataaaaaaaaacgttaactaAGTTTTTACTTGTTTGAAAAGGTAAGGAAATTGTACCATTAAACTCATGTGCTTCTTCGTTAATCTGGATTATGCTTCTGCCTTCCTCTTCATTTGAAATAATGGATTGAGCATTTGAGATGATCAGTATGaacaatacaaaaaatattacCTTCATATTTGAGATATCTCTTGTTTGCTTTCAACTATATATGGAGTCTGCAAAATAGATTTTGAGTTATAATAATTGGTATAGAGTAATGGAAATTATTATATAAAGGGTGAGGAAGGACTGAAGAGTGGGGGAAACGTAGTTTAGGGAAACAAAAATCTCAAATATGGAATAGTGGGGGCATCTCATGTAATGGACCCCTAAAAAATGGTCCATTGACAACCTACAACAACGATGGATTTTGGctctttttttaaaggagaCAATAGAGAAATGCTGATGATTGTTACAAGGATACTCTTTAactaagtttttatgaaaataagtgtattcaatgcattgaaatgtttaactttttaaataaatacattgcagtcatttttttatttaaaaccctTAAAACGTGTTTAAGAACACTCGTtagcaaaactcaaaacaatatatatcatatatcaacTGTGATTGATGCTAAGCATAATTTATAAACATACACTCTTTTCAACACACCGAGGCATCTTTTactcaaaacaaaatcaagagGACTTACAAACAATATCGGGAGAACATTAGGGCGTCAGTTAGGAGCCCCGAGCCATGCTCGAGACCTCACTGGAGCTTTAGCCCCTTAACTTCGACAGGGCTACTGTTCCGGTAAACAGAAAAGTTTAACATTGTTTAGAAATCAAGACTAATTTTAGCTTATAAACACATATCAGTCTTAAATTATGAGATATGTTTCTTAAATTCCATAATTTACTCCAATCACCCGTAAATCTAAATTCCTCATTGTTTAAGAGTGTTTCCATTGTCGACTTAATAACCTATACTCCCACTATATATTTAGCAAGCAATTAACAACCTCTCACGTCAAAATCATCTTTAAATAatctatatatctatatatattctATAATATACTAAATGAGGCCAAACATCAACACATGGTCACGGATACTTATAAAGACATTTTTGTCATTAGAAGAAAATGGAAATAAGTCATTCCGGCTTAGTCACATGCTCAACTCAGCacagaaaatgacatttttcttttttctttggtaTATTATCGTAAAGCAATGAATTCTGATCTGTTTCAACTACAGCcaatattgatgatatttatgcATGTGAAATTCTCTTGCAaatgattttttacaaaaatatacatCTGATCTATTTAGAACTATAGGGTTATTGGAACACACTTGATTTTCATATGTTGGAACATGTGTGGAAATTGAGAGTGAAAGATTAAACACAATGTCTCACATTAGATAGAATTAGTGTtgtgtgaataaaaaaaaatggaagtttCATATAGGATAGATCACACACATTAGTATATAGTGGGGGTGTACCTCTTTAATGAAGTACAAAATTAAACTTGACAACGTAAGCActagggaatttttttttatatattttattaattgtaaatgttaaattaaataattaattttactattattagaaagtgttttcttaattcccaagttttgctaaaatattttggaacgttatttgaaatattttgatgcataatctgaaatattttggtatgaaatctaatatattttaatactcAATCTAAAATATTTCGGTGTGctcaatataatatatttttgtactcaatataatatatattatggtactcaatataatatattttttactcaatttgagatatttttgtaccaATCTAATATGTGAATCACTTGTTCCCAAAGTGTCTCACAAAGTACTTGtgaattttctctataaatagagagttTCATTCCACACACCAAAAATGACTTCTGAAACTTCAAATCTTTTTCTTCTATTCTTCCTTTTTGGTTTGTGTTGACGAacctttcttctcttcatctccttttttcTATCCATttggaattaagagtgttcttagaACCATAAAGAtataatgtcccttcggaattaagaatgatcttaagagCATAGTCCCTTTGATAATTTATGTACCTTCGTAATAAAGagtacttttaagatcataTAGTCTCTTTTGAAGAATAATAACGTCCCTTCAGAATTAAGATTGatggtaacaccatatttgaatGGTCACAACAGTGGAGTGGTCATAGAAACATAATAGATTGGTTTCAATAGTAAAATAAGAGTGGTCTTCGTACAATATTGGACgtgtaattctcgaacgatTAATAAAGAGTGATTTTAGTACCATACTgaaggtgtaattctcgaacgatTAGCCACATTCCCGCAATCAGTTGCACAGGTAGTTGTGCTTGTTTTATACTGGAGGGCGGCGTGATTGATAGTTagtcttgcacaattttggatAGTGTCatgaaacgtcttaaagagagtgATCTGATCgcgactcaacctagtaacaacttcgataaataaaaattcattttcaaaatagactttgaaaatttaaatacaacaatttaaaaatccaAAACCAACACCATATAAAcatatgtaaaaaaatgaatcaaactgTCTCTACCAATATTGAGGCCTAAAATGAACTATATGAATGaggtatttataaaattaatatttttttatagaatgaaTCAAACCGTCTCAACCAATATATTGAGGCCTAAAGTGAACTATATGAATGAggcctttaaaaaattaatattttttttataaaagaaatgtatgtaaattttattattttggtgtCCGAGATTCAAAGTCGTTTATTAAATTATCATAGTTgattaacttcttttttaatgGATGAGAAAACCAACACATTTAATCTTTGTTGAGAAATTATTGATATTATATAAgatttattaatttgaattttgataaacTATGTTCCACATAAGCACTgttataacattattttttacatattacaTAATTAAGTATGTCGATTGGGTGTATCATTTTTTACTTGTATAACTTCTCTTAAGATGTTTAGTTCAGTAAATAAATATAATCCATCAATattcatgttttgattttttaatgaacGATCACGATTATCACTACTACAATAATGACATTTAGCAACACttgaaaattgtaactaaattaagaaaaatgttactaattaaattttgCAACACTCAAacaattgttagataaagtcCGTGTTACTAAAGAGTTTTAGTTACAGTTTATAATATTATCtgtaacaattaaaaagtgTCTCAAATGTTACATTATTGTAACACTTTTTGTATCACtagtaacaataaaaaagtgttacatttataatttttgagaagttgtaaaaagtgtcgcaaaattgtctagactaattttttttgaatctaCCAAATTTGTCTTCGCTTAAACTTcattcatatttgaattaacCAATATTAGATACAAGTTTTaataacaagtttgaattacatacTCTACAATTTCCCCCTTCACTGTTCTTATTCTtgcataatgaaaatgaaatatgcaACACAATTAGAACTATGCAACATAATTTGAATGTCATACTAAAATGATTACAAGTTTTCATCCAATATATCATGTACTCTATAAAATATCCCACTTCATTGTTCCTATTCATCCAACCATATTATCAGCCTTCCATTTTTGTCCTgccaaaataaacaatataatgCATGCTAGTTGATATCAAAAGTTCTTAAAACATATCAGTTCTTAAACAATATAATGCAATCCAACAAAACAAGGATGAATGTCCAATTTTTCATAGCCATGTAGTAATCCACAAGAAACTTTAATAACCAAAAATGCATAATTCCATATCGTATATATTATTAACCATTGCTGAAACAAGTCAATAGCAAGGAACTCCAATACAACCAATAACATCTATATGATTGTGAATTTCCAAATCAAAAGAAGCCTCAAGAAAACCAGAGCACAGTCAAATGAATGCATTTCAGATAGCTCAATTAAAAAATCTAAGTAACACATAAACAGAGGCAGAACACGGAAAATTCAAACGACTCTGAAACTCAGGCAAAAGGAGGAATCACAAGAATTCATCAAACAATGTTCAGAAATCAGACCTTATAATATGAAGCATTCCACCAATCCCGAGGTCAGCCTATTCAATCAAACACACCAAAAGAATAAGCAAGGATAATTCATACAATAAGAATATTATTAGAAATTGAGTTCAAtaacacaaaatcaattaaatttggGATAAACATAGTACCTTTTTTCTTAAGTTTCTCATGTTTTGCCTTGCGCTTAGCTGCTTTATCCAAATAATGTTGTTTATCctgattaaataatataatcaattttaaaagacAAATATTACTTAAGTTGATCATATTGCATTGCATGTGTTGTTATATACTAGAGGACTTACTTCATTACTCATGGAGTTCCATGCTTTAACAGCCATTTTATTAACACCAGAATTTTGATTTACTTCTTTAAAATTTTTGCCAAACTTATCCCtgaaatatacatttttaacttaataataaataacgcaaaactaaaaaatatattaaacaaagAAGATTTACCATAATAGAGAAAAAGAACTCGGCGGATTCTCAAGCATATCATGATCCTTctcaactttgatttttttggccTTGCGTTCTTTTGACttgttatataatttttgcCCCATGAGACCTTATGCTTATTTCCTAAAATGCGTGGTTTCTCCTGTTGCACTTCAAGGACTTCAGGCTTTGAGCCACTTGGACATGATGCAATTTTCTTCGGTTTCACTTCAGCGAGGTTGTCCACAGGTTGAATTTCTAcaataagcaaaaaaacattaaaaaaatacgtcAGAAGCTACAACACCTTTTCCATAGGTGCGCACATAACCATGTCTGTCTTTTCCCAAGACTTGGGACAGTATATCGTCTCGAGATGAGATTTGTTCTGATGCATTTGGAAGTAAAGATAGAAAATCCTCAAGCTCTGACtgaaaataaaaagtcaatGATATTTGAGAtccaacaaatatatatatatatatatatatatatatatatatatatatatatatatatatatatataagtacaaCACAAGTATCATCATGGCTTAGGTGCTACAACATGGCTCATGTATTCATGATTTAGGTGCTACAACACAAGCATCAACAGTTGTTCCAGGTACATCATTTCTAAACCAACCAAcatttttatcatcaataaCTATTGGCTCTTCAAACAACTGATTGCCAAACTGACTTTCTTGAAGATAGTCCCTCTCCATGAAAAATCCATTTCTTATAACTTGCATCAAATCCGTCACAAAACAAATGCTCAAACACATCCTCTCGATTGTCCCAACTACAATTCTTATAGTTCTTACATGGACACAATATTTCATTCCCTTCAGCTACAGTACGAAatgaaaaatcaagaaaattatGCAAGCTATACAAGTACCTTATTGAAGATCTCTTATCATGTAACCAGCTCTTATCCATCCTTATAGATGCTTTCTGCCTCTGCATTGTAGTCATATATAAAGATCGTTTGTTAGTAACAAAGCTTAATACCATAAACTAAATCTAGAACAATTCATTACTATATCTAAAACTATTTCAGAACAGCCGAGTAAAACTTCGATGGTTAACCCGTCAAAATTGCAAAGTAAAACTCCGATGGTTAACCTGGCAAAAGACCAAACGGCAGCAAGAATATGATAGAGCAGTAGTTACACAGAAAAGGAACCGAAGGAATTAATGGCATAATCCAACACAACCAAAATAGATTGGGAAACAAACTATGAACTATGAACAACATAGATGCAGAAATTGAGAGGCTATATTGCTACGCTATCCAAAACTTCAATGTTTTGACTCAGCCACAACTAATAAGATATTTTCTCATACACACTGAAGGGTTGCATTATGCTAAAATATATTGCTAAGTGATTCATAACCAATTTTTGCTATGCTAAATTGCATTGCTTATTAGGTTGAACTGCAACCTCATAACCAATGTACTAACAAAAATCAGTTTGTAAAGCCACCTGCCCAAGAATCATCTCCATTCTAAAATTGAGATTTCTAAGAGTCTCCTTTAGAATTTGATGGCTTTTCCTCTCCAATTCTGCTGAAATTAAAAACAGGAATTATGCCAAAATCACAAGGACCAAAAGTCATTTGGCATTTTCTTTATTAGTTGGCTTTACTATCTATATTCTATTAAACAAATGAGTTTTAGATCACCAACAACACATAGAACCTATCGGAGTTTTACTTTGCAGTTTGCCGGGTTAACAATCGGAGTTTTACTTTGCAGTTTGCTCAGCACAGCAGGAAACACACCCACAACAGCACTAACAAACAACACCCAAAGCACTATACCAGAAGCTGATACTAACAAGCCAAAGCACAGAGAAGCCAGGCCAGCAACAGAAGTCACCGACAACTCACCACCAAAACCCCAATAATTAATTACTATTACTTCTCAACACAAAACTTCAACTAAATTGCTTATACTTACGCACACGGCAACATCAAACAAATCTTAAAATGGCAATTCATTgaagcattttatcaaacagaaAACATACAAGAACTCAAAATTCCATTGGATATTCTGAAACACTAAAAATTTCGTTgaagcattttatcaaacagaaAACATACAAGTTAATTTCGATTCATAACTCaaaaaattgagttaaattGCAATTCATAACAGAAACACAACATGGATCGACGATAATTTGGATGAGATCTAAACGAAATCGAAAGCGCGGAAACGAAGGCGAATAACAGAAGAAGAATATGAGAAATGTTACCTTAGAAAGAAAGAGTGAAGCTCGATGGATGAATTGTGTAGCTCGACGGTGAGATTCGACGGTGTGAAGCTTGACGGTGAGAGTTCGACGATGAAGTGATGAGTTTGACGGTGAAGATAGGTGGATTTGACGGTGAAGCTCAATTGAGTTTGGCGGTGGAGAGAGAATCCACGACGGTGGAGCGCGATGGTGGGTTCGGCGGTGAAGCAAGATGGTGAAGAGAGAACGATGAaaagtttgacattttttttaagcaaaaaatgaaatataagtgTGACATTAGTAAAAATAGTGTTAAGTGGGTTCAGTGTGTGTTTTTGCCTCACAGTATAGAAAATAGTGTTACGTTAGTaacatttctttaaaaatgttCCTAAAAATGGTTAAACAGtaacaattattttctttgttgcaCGCTTGTGTTGCTAAATGTCAAGTGTGCAGTAGTGTATGACAATATTCTTTTAACTTTTGATTATCTCATTACCTTAATTTCtcaatgctaaatagaaatccaaaaatattgttataCAATTTCAATTGTTCAAACCTATTTTGAAATGGAATAGTTATTTTATCTATTATGTATAAgaaataatcaatttaaaatgatTCTTCATGAAATTTTAGAATTTCATATCAATAATCATATCAAAAGCAGTTCATATAAAATGATTCTTCTATTATCTACGAATAGTCCATTTTCATGGAATTTGGGTTCTATATACATTTCAAAAGCAGTTCCTTCAGAAAAATTAGAgcattttcaaaatcatttccctatattttcaagaaaaagTAACGAGACCATCCAATTGTCCTTTATCAACATCGACATGATATCCTAATACAAACTCAAAATTTTCAAGCTCATAAGTTGctaaacattattttagttttgttgCTAACTTCACCTAATTTCATTAAAGCATTTCTCACTTGTGAAGTTTGAAATCTTATAAAGGTTTTCACTTTCAATACGACTTTCCCAACACGTTTGTGACAATCATTTACGAGTTTACGAGTTAAGTTAGATCTTGTAGAATCTTCCATCTTTTAgtagaaaaaataaagtattgTATATATTTGTTCTAGAACGTTAATAAAATTGATGTTATCTCACTACTAGTAATACTATATACACATtagtaaaaacaataatatttggGGCTTAAAGCAAATGTTTAACTGACCTAATGGTCAGTGACAGATCTTCTTAGTGACTCATAAGAGCCACTGCATCCTCTAACTTTCgtataaataacatattatacGTATCGTTTTACATAGATTTTGGTTGGTGCATTGGATAGTCATTTTTATAATCTCCTGATTGGCGTGGGTTTGATTCCCTCGTACCATTATCTTTTATTTCGATTGCATTAATAATTTGTTGctcaaataacaaattaaaaaaaatgttcctACCATCCCCATGTTATATTCAAGCAAATGAATCACTACTtgttaataattttgttaatttattccttcaaaaaaactaattttgttaatatttttaaactgtttttaatatatattggttaaattgcatttttggtcccttaactatttaagtaATATCGCTTTGgttccttaattaaaatttaatttattttggtcccttaagtacttctctctgttacacattttggtcctttctgttaattttaattcaaaaatgttaggttttcttcatcttcttctcctctttttcatcttcatataatctccatcaaccttcaacaacaagaatcccagaaaaattccaaaagaaaatgaagaaaacctaacgtttttgaattaaaactaacgaaaatgaccaaaatgtgtaacggagaaaagttaagggaccaaaataaatcgaattttaattaaaggaccaaagcgatactacctaaatagttaagggactaaaaatacaatttaaccatatatatttcataaatatttagCACCCGAACAAAAGAACTTAAGATCCGCCATTGCTAATAATTGAGACGGCCTGAAACAAACCATAAATTTATGATATGCTGAAATATTTAGAATTCAATTCAGAAGAAGTTTTACTTGAACACAaccttaaataaaatttatttggatACAACatacataaatgaaaaaattaaaaataataatctatcacattgctttttttttaaaaaaaaaaaaaaaaaaaaaaaaaaactagttacatCATGTCAttggatttttatttaattattttgaattgtgATTGTGTGTTTATTTGGGTCCCAAGTAGGATTTGTCCTTCAATTCAAGAGATATACATACGTCAACTCAACCGCAAATAATCTCAAAAAGGAAGGGAACAAATTTGAGgaagaaaaatttgaataaaacttgTTACACTTTTGTCATTTATCTACACAGCAACTATCAAAAAAATACTCCCTGTATTTAAGTACAATTGTTACACTTATGATAATTTTGTATGTGTGTAGCTCCAAAGGTTTGCTCTATTGGTAAAATGACAGGTCTTAACGGAAATTAACGTGtttaaacatttatattttcatacCACACCCATATAATCCGACATATTTGAGAGGAGAGAGATGAATGAAAGGGAAGAGAGACAAAATGTTTGTAGGGTCTAGGCCACATGTCACATGTTTGTGTGGAGGTTTAAGTGTGTACGCCTTCTATCGATGTGCATGTATCATCACTCTAACCAAAAGTCACGTGTTTATGTTTAAACAACGTAgtgtttttagagagagataaatataaTTGTCTTCTTTGAACATGAAGATCTTTCTTACATTGACCCCGAACCGTCCCCTCTTTctaaatatatattagaaaaaaaaaattgtatacatgtcaaaaaaaatattgtgtataATTCAAAATCTGGGAGCTTTATCTTGACGTATATTaacaacattttcaaacagaatattttatattctttgaCCTCATTTTCATTAACTTGTGGACAATGCCATTAACATTTCATTaacttgttttgcaaattaTTGTAGTAGGAGTACATCAAAACTGTGAACTCATGTAAGTTACCACCCTTCTTCTGATTTTCTTTGAATAACAAATCCTTGTTTTGTACCACATATGAGGTACCTTAGCTTGTGATTAAAAACACGAATGTTAATTGTATATGTTCTTCAATCAAGAGTGAAACCTATTTGATTTCTGCTAATGCCTAAAATCTTTTAACATGTCACAATTAGCTTGATCGACAACACGATGACACTAAAAGGAATGCATGTCGATTTTCATTAATCTCATGATTGTAGTCTTCATCTTCATGTTAATTAATGTTAAGGGATTCTTTTagaagaattttattttttgagtgaTAAAGTAAGGGGAAGAAATGAAAAGTTAAGAGTGAAAATAGTGTTATACAACAAATGTGtagtacaaaaataaataaattcagcagaactaaattaaagaaaaagctGTAAAAAAAAGAGCTGCAAGctgtaataattaattatatacaaTGCTAAAAAAAGAAgtgaagtagtaaaaatataaatcaataaattctagaacaaaattataatactCATATAGATCAGAAAAAGCTGTAATGTTTCTTTCAGttgccaaaaaaacaaaagtgtgataattttttggataaaaaaaaatgtaacaataaGGAAAGTATAGTACTTACTTACATAGAGTTTCCTTACTTTAATTAAGAGGCGTATCAATCACATTACATACTTCCCCAACTTACCACTGCTATCCCAAGAAAatgacattattattattatttggttaGGAAAATGACATTTGCTCTTTGATACACACATGGTAAAGCAATTACTACTAAGTTTCAACCACCAACAATGATGATACTGA harbors:
- the LOC25491201 gene encoding keratin, type I cytoskeletal 10 translates to MKVIFFVLFILIISNAQSIISNEEEGRSIIQINEEAHEFNGNLYGNGNIEVSTRLNSKNVIVASKNEHEHKHELSDAISFSTGGGGRGGGASEGGGMGGGGGVAGGAAGGIIGGGIVGGTVANGGHNGGHNGTHNSATTLSAVPHFCVSTLILCMSFWL
- the LOC25491202 gene encoding high mobility group protein B3-like, yielding MGQKLYNKSKERKAKKIKVEKDHDMLENPPSSFSLLWDKFGKNFKEVNQNSGVNKMAVKAWNSMSNEDKQHYLDKAAKRKAKHEKLKKKGTMFIPNLIDFVLLNSISNNILIV